One region of Phragmites australis chromosome 18, lpPhrAust1.1, whole genome shotgun sequence genomic DNA includes:
- the LOC133899279 gene encoding uncharacterized protein LOC133899279 encodes MGVTYQRLLSPGSRPRGGGGGGRARARAWVLLRWAAVRLSCAARRRYWCGGRSRRLAWAGLCGRGTAPAAAAAERGKRRSTAAAGYDSASYARNFDDGAWKAEEGVSWAGTGGAFARASVSDAMSTGDPIPSSTS; translated from the coding sequence ATGGGAGTAACGTACCAGAGGCTGCTCTCGCCGGGGAGCCGACCGcggggcggcggaggaggaggcagggcGCGGGCGAGGGCGTGGGTGCTGCTGCGGTGGGCGGCGGTGCGGCTGAGCTGCGCGGCGAGGAGGCGGTACTGGTGCGGCGGACGCTCGAGGCGGCTGGCGTGGGCGGGTCTGTGCGGGAGGGGCACGGcgccggctgcggcggcggcggagaggggtAAGAGgaggagcacggcggcggcggggtacGACTCGGCGAGCTACGCGCGCAACTTCGACGACGGGGCGTGGAAGGCGGAGGAGGGCGTGTCCTGGGCCGGCACCGGCGGCGCATTCGCCCGCGCCAGCGTCAGCGACGCCATGTCCACCGGTGATCCCATTCCGAGCTCCACTAGCTGA
- the LOC133899663 gene encoding putative wall-associated receptor kinase-like 16 has translation MELSRLFLLCLPAVWVLAAASAVADVPAARSPGCTTRCGDIDVPYPYGLEPRCAIHRGFQLNCTTVRGATKLFHGTMEVIKISVQDSKAWLKTYISRQCYNQTTNRMLYNNAWMNISGTPYVLSADDNKVIVLGCRSLAYMLSDTYIIGCLSTCDDVRSLKNGSCSGAGCCQVDLPKGVQYYQGFFNSLYNTTQIWRSTPCSYVTVMESAAFSFSTAYLTSTVFYDTDHARIPIVMEWAIKENTTCEEAKVDKKTPYACVSNNSNCITNNAGYLCRCSNGYRGNPYIVDGCTDIDECLDNVTYPCPGICENTPGSFTCSCPRGKSMINGVCVKNPKSIWMAPVVGGSIGLVVLVVAITCAYLIRERRKLHRIKQKYFRQHGGLLLFEEMKSQQGVPFKIFSEEELQQATNRFDEQVVIGHGGHGKVYKGVLKSDVEVAVKRCVTIDEQQKKEFGREMLILSQINHKNIVKLLGCCLEVEVPVLVYEFIPNGTLFHLIHGNHSRHISLDTRLRIACESAEALAYLHSCASPPILHGDVKSTNILLDGDYAAKVSDFGASILAPSDKSQFVTLVQGTCGYLDPEYMQTCQLTDKSDVYSFGVVLLELLTRKKAFNLQGPEHEKSLSMAFLSAMKENKLEDILDDQIKNNENVEFLEEIAELARQCLEMCGVNRPSMKEVADKLDRLRKVMQHPWAHKDPEELDSLLGEPSLVSSGVTGAPSTGNFSITKKVAMGLESGR, from the exons ATGGAGCTCTCACGGCTTTTTCTCCTCTGCCTTCCGGCCGTGTGGGTGcttgccgccgcctccgccgtcgcGGACGTTCCGGCGGCACGGAGTCCCGGCTGCACAACGAGGTGCGGCGACATCGATGTCCCGTACCCGTACGGCCTAGAGCCACGGTGCGCCATCCACAGAGGCTTTCAGCTCAACTGCACAACCGTGCGCGGCGCCACCAAGCTGTTTCACGGTACCATGGAGGTGATCAAGATCTCCGTGCAGGATAGCAAGGCCTGGCTCAAGACCTATATCTCTCGGCAGTGCTACAACCAAACCACAAACCGTATGCTGTACAACAACGCGTGGATGAACATTAGCGGCACGCCCTACGTGCTATCGGCAGACGATAACAAAGTCATCGTTCTCGGGTGCAGAAGTCTCGCCTACATGCTCAGCGACACT TACATAATCGGCTGCTTGTCGACATGCGACGACGTCAGGAGCCTCAAGAACGGCTCATGCTCCGGTGCTGGGTGCTGCCAGGTGGATCTCCCAAAAGGAGTCCAGTATTATCAAGGCTTTTTCAACTCGTTGTACAACACCACCCAAATATGGAGGAGTACCCCTTGCAGCTATGTTACTGTGATGGAAAGCGCAGCCTTCAGCTTCAGCACCGCTTATCTCACCTCAACGGTGTTCTATGACACAGACCACGCAAGGATCCCGATTGTGATGGAATGGGCGATCAAAGAGAATACAACATGTGAGGAAGCCAAAGTCGACAAGAAGACGCCCTATGCGTGTGTTAGCAACAACAGCAACTGCATCACGAATAATGCGGGCTACCTCTGCAGGTGCTCCAATGGATACAGAGGCAACCCTTACATCGTCGACGGATGCACAG ATATCGATGAGTGCCTAGACAATGTTACTTACCCGTGTCCTGGAATATGCGAAAATACACCGGGGAGTTTCACTTGTTCATGCCCACGAGGAAAAAGCATGATCAATGGCGTTTGCGTGAAAAATCCGAAGTCAATATGGATGGCTCCAGTTGTTG GTGGAAGTATCGGACTTGTGGTTCTTGTGGTTGCCATCACTTGTGCATACTTGATCCGAGAAAGACGGAAGCTACACCGCATCAAGCAGAAGTATTTTCGACAGCATGGCGGTCTACTGCTATTTGAGGAGATGAAGTCGCAACAAGGAGTCCCATTCAAAATATTCTCTGAAGAGGAACTACAGCAAGCCACAAACAGGTTTGATGAACAAGTCGTCATTGGCCATGGGGGCCATGGAAAAGTCTACAAGGGAGTTTTGAAGAGCGATGTTGAAGTAGCCGTGAAAAGGTGCGTGACGAttgatgaacaacaaaagaaagaattcGGCAGGGAAATGCTAATCCTATCCCAGATCAACCACAAGAATATCGTCAAGCTCCTCGGCTGCTGCCTCGAAGTTGAAGTCCCCGTGCTGGTGTACGAGTTCATCCCAAATGGCACATTGTTCCATCTCATCCATGGCAACCACAGCCGACACATTTCCTTGGACACTCGCCTAAGGATTGCTTGTGAGTCTGCAGAGGCCTTAGCTTACCTTCATTCCTGCGCATCCCCGCCAATCCTCCATGGCGATGTCAAGTCTACCAACATCCTCCTGGATGGTGACTACGCAGCAAAAGTCTCTGACTTCGGCGCGTCCATCCTTGCACCAAGCGACAAGTCACAGTTTGTAACACTTGTCCAAGGAACTTGTGGCTACCTCGACCCAGAATACATGCAGACATGCCAATTAACGGACAAGAGCGATGTGTACAGCTTCGGAGTTGTTCTCCTAGAGTTGCTCACACGAAAGAAGGCATTCAACCTCCAAGGACCTGAGCACGAGAAGAGCCTATCCATGGCGTTTCTATCCGCGATGAAGGAGAACAAGCTGGAGGATATCCTAGatgatcaaatcaagaacaaTGAGAATGTGGAGTTTCTCGAGGAGATTGCAGAGTTAGCAAGGCAGTGCTTGGAGATGTGTGGCGTGAATAGACCATCAATGAAGGAAGTTGCAGATAAGCTCGATAGGTTGAGGAAGGTCATGCAGCATCCATGGGCGCATAAGGATCCTGAAGAGTTGGACAGCTTGCTTGGAGAGCCGTCTTTGGTCAGCTCTGGAGTTACCGGGGCTCCCAGCACGGGAAATTTCAGCATCACGAAGAAAGTTGCTATGGGTTTAGAATCAGGGCGTTAG
- the LOC133899664 gene encoding plant intracellular Ras-group-related LRR protein 4-like, producing MGTAVEAAAFGSVDGVVGEIMRLHRSLPARPALEEVEAADALARVADREERARLDAVARLRRPAAVPDELFGIALEMHRALASFDCREQKRDATRLLELDALHALFDDLIQRASQCVPSSSSRAAPRITSASSAAATSAASSSSASSSAVAADSNTERYSSMGTNGFSAERTVVTSTGRVSMDDSYVKKAKAAIWDDGVVTARSHMLRGAVAANSVAVRVDGGYGDDKEKLSLIKLASMIEVAAKKGARDLNLQGKLMNQIEWVPDSIGKLTGLVTLDISENRILALPEAIGRLSSLTKLDLHANRITQLPDSIGDLCNLIYLDLRGNQLTSLPSGLGRLVNLEELDVSANHLTSLPDSIGSLTRLKKLIADTNNLDELPYTIGHCVSLVELRAGYNHLKALPEAVGKLESLEILSVRYNSIRGLPTTMASLTKLKEVDASFNELESIPENFCFVTSLVKLNVGNNFADLQSLPRSIGNLEMLEELDISNNQIRVLPDSFGNLQRLRVLRAEENPLQVPPRDIALKGAQAAVQYMTDHVAKKATRSQPIRAKKTWAQFCFFSRPNKRKHDRIDSET from the exons ATGGGCAccgcggtggaggcggcggcgttcGGGTCGGTGGACGGGGTGGTTGGGGAGATCATGCGGCTGCACCGGTCGCTGCCGGCGCGACCGGcgctggaggaggtggaggccgcGGATGCGCTGGCGCGCGTCGCGGACAGGGAGGAGCGGGCGCGCCTCGACGCCGTAGCGCGCCTGCGCAGGCCGGCCGCCGTGCCCGACGAGCTCTTCGGCATCGCGCTGGAGATGCACCGCGCGCTCGCCAGCTTCGACTGCCGGGAGCAGAAGCGCGACGCCACGCGGCTCCTTGAGCTCGACGCGCTCCACGCCCTCTTCGACGACCTCATCCAGCGCGCGTCGCAGTGCGTTCCCTCTAGCTCatcccgcgccgcgccgcgcatCACTTCCGCCTCCTCCGCTGCAGCCACCTCTGCCGCGTCCTCATCCTCCGCCTCATCGTCGGCGGTGGCTGCGGACAGCAACACCGAGCGTTACTCGTCCATGGGCACTAATGGGTTCAGTGCGGAGAGGACGGTGGTGACGAGCACAGGGCGCGTCTCCATGGATGACAGCTACGTCAAGAAGGCCAAGGCGGCGATATGGGATGACGGGGTTGTGACAGCGAGATCTCATATGCTCCGAGGAGCCGTTGCAGCAAACTCCGTGGCGGTTCGAGTGGATGGCGGTTATG GAGACGACAAGGAAAAGCTGAGCCTCATTAAGCTAGCTAGCATGATTGAAGTGGCTGCAAAGAAAGGTGCTCGGGATCTCAATCTCCAAGGCAAACTCATGAACCAGATCGAGTGGGTGCCTGATTCAATTGGAAAGCTCACTGGACTTGTTACCCTTGATATTTCGGAGAATCGGATCTTGGCTTTACCGGAAGCAATTGGGAGGCTTTCTTCTTTGACCAAGCTGGACCTTCATGCTAATCGAATTACTCAGCTCCCTGATTCTATTGGGGATCTTTGCAACTTGATATATCTCGACCTGAGGGGTAATCAGCTTACATCATTGCCCTCTGGTCTTGGCAGGCTGGTAAATCTTGAGGAGCTGGATGTGAGTGCAAACCATCTTACCTCACTCCCTGATTCAATTGGAAGCCTTACACGTTTGAAGAAGTTAATCGCCGATACAAACAACCTTGATGAGTTGCCGTACACTATTGGTCATTGTGTCTCACTGGTAGAATTGCGGGCTGGTTATAATCACCTCAAGGCCCTTCCAGAGGCTGTCGGAAAGCTAGAGTCTCTGGAGATTCTCTCTGTGCGATACAACAGTATCAGGGGACTTCCGACAACAATGGCATCTCTCACTAAGCTGAAGGAGGTTGATGCAAGCTTCAACGAGCTTGAGTCTATTCCTGAGAACTTTTGCTTTGTCACTTCTCTTGTTAAACTGAATGTTGGGAACAATTTTGCTGACCTGCAATCTCTGCCTCGTTCTATTGGCAACCTTGAGATGCTGGAAGAGTTGGATATAAGCAATAATCAGATTAGGGTTCTTCCAGATTCTTTTGGAAACCTGCAGCGCCTTCGTGTGCTTCGTGCAGAAGAGAACCCTCTACAAGTGCCGCCAAGGGACATAGCTTTAAAGGGAGCTCAG GCAGCTGTTCAATACATGACTGACCATGTCGCCAAGAAAGCCACAAGGTCACAACCAATAAGGGCAAAGAAGACTTGGGCTCAGTTCTGCTTTTTCTCCAGGCCTAACAAAAGAAAGCATGACCGGATAGACAGTGAGACATGA